The Podarcis raffonei isolate rPodRaf1 chromosome 2, rPodRaf1.pri, whole genome shotgun sequence genome window below encodes:
- the LOC128408611 gene encoding acetylcholinesterase-like, whose translation MAQRVAMMLCRVFSCLFLLGLSSASEEDVLVITSSGPIRGKRLMTDSGAVTAFLGIPYAEPPVGKLRFQKPHPHRPWNHTLSATSFGNTCHQGSIELPGYRAEQNSESTLSEDCLFLNVWVPHPRPSAPAPAFVWIHGGGFLNGSGSVDRSFLAATENIIVASMNYRLGALGFLSLPPEAPGNAGLWDQHLALSWLRENMAAFGGDPTRLTLGGQSAGAASVGFHLLSPASQALFDQATLQSGAAISPWAWVMPEEAVNRGRTLGRFLGCTEGDDRAVVRCLRKKDPGEMMKDWPILSHKTLLSFPFVPTTDGEFLPDAPSKLLEAGQFLDKPILTGFTRDESTIFLAGNAPGFSLYNDSLINYEQLLEGLRLMVPEAPEVIIKAAATIYSQEEQGEERYRNALIKASGDYFFLCPVAVVATRMAEAQSLAFAYAFTHQPSFVTVSDWVGVPHCAELPFLFGDPLSTSGYTEAEGTLSQRVMSYWGQFIRTGSPDDGAWPVYTGENFFRITTEPAQAEEVSPTHYCGFWVWLATEGFKDSELMDEESDSDW comes from the exons ATGGCGCAAAGAG TTGCCATGATGTTGTGCCGAGTATTTTCATGCCTGTTTTTGCTGGGCCTCAGTTCCGCCTCTGAGGAAGATGTTCTGGTGATCACAAGCAGCGGTCCCATCCGTGGTAAACGCCTCATGACAGATTCTGGCGCGGTGACAGCTTTCTTGGGAATCCCCTATGCTGAACCTCCTGTGGGGAAGCTGCGTTTTCAAAAACCCCATCCTCACAGGCCTTGGAACCACACCCTGAGCGCCACCAGCTTTGGCAATACCTGCCACCAAGGGAGTATAGAACTTCCTGGCTATCGTGCGGAACAAAACTCGGAATCCACCCTCTCTGAAGACTGCCTCTTCCTCAATGTCTGGGTGCCTCATCCCCGACCCTCTGCGCCAGCTCCTGCCTTCGTCTGGATCCATGGAGGGGGTTTTCTCAATGGGTCTGGCTCCGTCGATAGGAGCTTCCTAGCTGCCACTGAGAATATCATCGTGGCTTCTATGAACTACCGCCTAGGTGCCTTGGGATTCCTCTCGCTACCCCCAGAGGCTCCGGGGAACGCTGGTTTGTGGGACCAACACCTGGCGTTGAGTTGGCTGAGGGAAAACATGGCTGCCTTTGGAGGGGATCCAACCCGGCTCACCCTGGGCGGTCAGAGTGCCGGGGCCGCCTCAGTTGGTTTCCACCTTCTCTCACCGGCGAGTCAGGCTCTATTCGACCAGGCCACTTTACAAAGCGGCGCCGCGATTTCCCCCTGGGCTTGGGTGATGCCTGAGGAGGCTGTGAACAGAGGGCGAACCCTGGGCCGGTTTTTGGGCTGCACCGAGGGTGATGACAGGGCTGTGGTGCGATGCCTGCGGAAGAAAGACCCAGGGGAGATGATGAAGGACTGGCCTATCCTCAGTCATAAAACCTTGTTGAGTTTCCCTTTCGTGCCCACGACCGATGGGGAATTCCTTCCAGATGCCCCCTCTAAACTTCTGGAAGCTGGGCAATTCTTGGACAAACCCATCCTGACTGGCTTCACCCGTGATGAAAGCACCATCTTCCTTGCAGGAAATGCCCCTGGTTTCAGCCTATACAACGACAGCCTGATTAACTACGAGCAACTCTTGGAAGGCCTCCGTCTGATGGTCCCAGAGGCACCTGAGGTTATCATCAAAGCCGCAGCAACCATCTACAGTCAGGAGGAGCAGGGGGAAGAACGATATCGGAACGCCTTGATCAAAGCTTCTGGAGACTACTTTTTCTTGTGCCCTGTGGCTGTGGTGGCCACCCGTATGGCAGAAGCCCAAAGTCTAGCATTTGCCTACGCCTTCACTCACCAGCCCTCCTTTGTAACCGTCTCCGACTGGGTTGGAGTGCCCCATTGTGCTGAGCTGCCCTTTCTGTTTGGTGACCCACTGTCTACGTCAGGATACACAGAGGCTGAGGGGACCCTGAGCCAAAGGGTTATGAGCTACTGGGGACAGTTTATAAGGACCGG GTCTCCTGATGATGGAGCATGGCCTGTCTACACAGGAGAGAATTTCTTCCGCATTACCACAGAGCCAGCTCAAGCCGAGGAGGTGTCACCCACCCATTACTGTGGTTTCTGGGTGTGGCTAGCCACGGAAGGATTTAAGG ACTCTGAGCTGATGGATGAAGAAAGTGACTCTGATTGGTAA
- the RPP21 gene encoding ribonuclease P protein subunit p21 has translation MIKDKEAFQRLSFLYQAAHCVLRQNPENQELARFYCHTQNSISRRLVLRQDPSVKRTICKSCFSPLVPGVSSTVRQRKRRHQRWTIVRCLTCGLTKRFLSNPNYKLWSEQPEALLENQTPPSEGAKASGQTPSSVQQPPKASGAEKATPPASSGPHSHASEETTAGTKSKGKKGQRTLPSQAGNCGLVANT, from the exons ATGATAAAagacaaagaagcatttcagaggCTCAGCTTCCTCTACCAG GCAGCGCACTGCGTCCTTCGGCAGAACCCAGAGAACCAGGAACTGGCTCGCTTTTATTGCCACACGCAGAACAGCATCAGCCGGCGGCTCGTGTTAAGACA ggatccatctgtgaaaaGAACCATCTGCAAATCTTGCTTCTCACCTCTCGTCCCTGGAGTCAGCTCCACTGTGCGCCAGAGAA AGCGCCGTCATCAGCGGTGGACCATTGTGCGTTGTCTCACCTGTGGCCTCACCAAGCGTTTCCTCAGCAACCCCAACTACAAGTTGTGGTCGGAGCAACCTGAGGCGTTGCTGGAGAATCAGACGCCCCCTAGTGAAGGAGCAAAAG CTTCAGGCCAGACCCCCAGCTCAGTGCAACAGCCCCCCAAGGCCTCCGGAGCAGAAAAGGCAACACCACCTGCAAGTTCTGGACCTCACAGCCATGCCTCTGAGGAGACAACAGCAGGCACCAAATCTAAAGGGAAGAAGGGGCAACGAACTCTTCCCAGTCAGGCAGGCAACTGTGGCTTGGTAGCAAACACATAA